In Pseudanabaena sp. BC1403, the following are encoded in one genomic region:
- a CDS encoding type II secretion system GspH family protein codes for MLNLNCKALDTRYRKPHDAIAPSFAGYLSQILKTRRSLESEEMGFTLLESLVAAAVVGILIVSIAPMVALSTSARVNARRIDQATQAGRSYIDAVRGGVIDVTNFPNSLVANTPNAQDQYTFEGIAVPNTTSFPPATICNNSLATNVPSGKVPGICIDANGNGFSIQDPQDFFIQPMRSGPLSSVATASTDLRSQGFWLAIRVYRADALAGTAPLRTGIDTGGADTGCIQRSNAFASTASITCPVVTMRSQIFLPTVNPKNIDDIKKGIGS; via the coding sequence ATGTTAAATCTAAATTGCAAAGCTTTGGATACCAGATATCGTAAGCCCCATGATGCGATCGCACCTTCTTTTGCGGGTTATCTGTCCCAGATTCTCAAGACAAGGCGATCGCTAGAGTCAGAAGAGATGGGCTTCACATTGCTAGAGTCTCTGGTGGCGGCGGCTGTAGTCGGCATTTTGATTGTGTCGATCGCGCCGATGGTCGCACTTTCTACCTCAGCCAGAGTTAATGCTAGAAGGATCGATCAGGCTACTCAAGCTGGAAGGTCATATATTGATGCGGTGAGAGGCGGCGTGATTGATGTAACTAACTTCCCCAATAGTTTAGTTGCGAATACTCCCAATGCTCAAGATCAATACACATTTGAGGGGATCGCTGTACCAAATACAACCAGCTTTCCACCCGCCACAATCTGTAACAATAGCCTTGCAACTAATGTTCCATCGGGAAAAGTTCCAGGTATCTGTATTGATGCAAATGGCAATGGGTTTAGTATTCAAGATCCTCAAGACTTCTTCATTCAGCCCATGCGAAGTGGACCACTTAGTTCAGTAGCAACTGCTTCAACTGATCTGAGAAGCCAAGGCTTTTGGTTAGCGATTAGGGTTTACCGTGCTGATGCTCTAGCAGGAACTGCACCACTTAGAACTGGGATTGATACTGGAGGAGCTGATACTGGCTGCATTCAGCGAAGTAATGCCTTTGCTAGTACAGCTTCAATTACCTGTCCTGTGGTAACAATGCGATCGCAGATTTTCTTGCCAACGGTTAACCCCAAGAATATTGATGACATCAAAAAAGGCATTGGTTCATAA
- the hpsA gene encoding hormogonium polysaccharide biosynthesis protein HpsA: MSDSKQSRKINRFFAEFIAKLRKWLNKIGSPIRISRRFVRQLLGATKGQRKGGAAGFVLPTVTLVTLVVTLLVVTTVSRSSERAQTASNARTEQVFRSAATPIVDRARAKIDALLNDGKLPRTTPPELTLDSVITSDSGKYTLPDETRLQLVYNFRAPTAATPKINYTDPQIENKEYVSTAWKFPIDTDNNGKFDSFGLYSILFRARPPSITDRPVVPIESRALPMDETTLTGACVATGGVTNIAGDGGWTTSSDNKLRKSFFVYAVTVPIKDVESFPAGALAANYEVYKGLNAISAVELQQDRARSPQNNNAVFFEGDTELVNIATFRLNGRMYSAGNLMVGAAQNNPITLFQVSSSGGSLANSVTTNPNLFGSCYYEKKNSEILVAGNVVEGDAVTSNPADLSNAASGKVNVHLFRGSGVPPVAVVNGSSGIKELDETNQSVNSSVTGNLSSDLALNDFAYNNRIGALVDAAIALRGTATVTFPLPANFSSSNIVYSGIKDPASVQEDIVKRIQDEALSSQTEVNVARRTAYAAYFGERTRKVSFREVAFGAVDTSLPPTLTPIPNVDATIPPELAPPIKWMLPIYANSAFGKADTAFNLSTGNGFDGKGAILDSTNGFTLLTTGNRLRLAAIDPEEVVTTNERMLGDRILVGNGFPAKWLKKNGITNALEFVTDKEPNSITTNASIFWNASTDLSEATASSVERYRNTRAIPLSNLGVSDRGGFWEISAALDPSVTDPANLSSAKSPESSPRTGGLRVVTNAGIYSSLPKDTFLSRFRTGFADDRSSNSISTLNIDESSVPLWNGQPIDNPITAIDERKFAQLKCDLSLDATNPNKCVDDGRNYVVWPDSMPMTSNVRWLDVTTTPSRGIAGYYTPITGGDGWSTTTENRKGDLQMRATAVYHYKYDAFNAIGDANNYQAPIACVSSYFDPSTPLTARNGQVPSSTTTVVDAPWNFNAQGRSNNGLVYSVGKTSASLDVIFSGISYDTASGMFYDSSLPGNDPVNGIFKFKDAAREPANNISNPYSERLAYQANLIFPNGRFVNEPLREVLKKIIVDKGVATASAAGLTLPQQSTLDSNLCALQILDRSIFLANSSSTTATITPPIISGNTAVTNVQLPHGTFRESAFLDGREVKSLNRNESLTEAARGNRPRSNTVADNGLAIATPNRSDIYDLEIEQRQPLEIRATDIDMDRLRGSQISGGNNSGVATDYLLPYSGIVYASREDALEDLSYYDVNGAGNPIVTSLEKRKNLSSTDFLLDPTRKPSSIRLINGYRLWRSTLNTANLVNVDGTGATGLVSSATYTSFPWTEPTKGEKGLTLVSNLPVYIKAQRDPVNPTDTNLIPSFNRHTREEFTQKLNETLSNPPTAPELAAVWNNFYQRHADNGALDKLDPNFACRPSSNTNCTLGDEWRPATVLADAVTVLSANYRDGYRTDGDYDLRNNAYTSTSINWQSQLNPNGEKVKDSSYVIDLRRNGFFNNSFATSSPWIKRVNSDNIVLTNDQTLWMGDVDLTNPQNGNLASYNANGVTPIQRRINHREYGMEMCRKIPSSECTFSDWVKDGSGTTALPDYNAVTGAITTPVTAPRYIADSDNRYARRVSFLRFDDLYKDGNEQLIFAGSCTSSPFIVWPMPIGVVNGSNATTGYTYPQVMGDLPTPFQTTSNHSYGTVPCPETGMLVDLSGNVDQPEGRRRDQNSLGSLETQIGSTTALPAVVWGTGNDNGVAGNNGSVTNSNDNTSGVAYPNGGSNRSTNNAVYRRFNYNVSLSNRGLLGTSQTVRVRVTVFPNNANTYAGEVGSTFPLLSDGNANTKTDYLNGFYNAGSNPLIMRKSDGSSYPTVPVGGKLLRLTGTSVNSPETVDAENAECTDTTGTNKRFCTVISWTGPTNTANDPDTKNLAVLVVRDSSDEGTEEFAVRIDNLRANPTVPIGYNAGAPEQSRGRIQQSNTPSPCGAASTNYYQNNDDAQLNRNACPTPTPTPTPTPTPTPTPTPTPTPTPTPTPTPTPTPSPTPGGVGIVNPPVFASLHRSSIGMLKSSMVKSSMPMSMIMPPAAAYPFPTNTSSVNYKPFRPFIPPTDVGAGGQEGTRYVWGNDINGNGVKDDPTERDDIFPNIPPRPGPSGEIPMLPGNLAYPIDNTNNQHMTRSLPGTADKALWFRSAGNPGNYPGEGDNIQYSNGTNLFLNNLSFPQIGGGAGSLRPNLNSTGSLVLPNTACINLTNGFVDERCELGSYTFDSNTITPPTGTTLLNLNLPYNPHFPTDNTGAANTTSSTQPATSFVVCGGNGNTRRYQAIERSNVGRSDITSGSCSQAVNSAGEAIRNFMGNTTTLSGSLPNLNGGAGLRSARLDPANTGVSPDKFVGLIPNDDANSLGVLSAPVALQKEINKGTIRFEVNGATDFFKALVSTTGATFANGQPVTLYTDSNEVKLPSFIKAFTSASATTDLITVTDNPFTAGNAVVFSGAGTPPAPLTTGTTYFVREISGNSFKLASTVNGAAIDLTSTGSGALTLTSQLQTGVTYYVREALAVNGATGTQDFKLATSPTATAAIDIDPANIGFPTTAGVNGHLRFGLNLGLRAVNTYADNRVQVYNLSNIGTLLGDTRTLSGTITLRANCTTTDPVTGVASPSTCSSTSNRVGPSPVFILRGDANENYVFNSLQVRLDGVDPNNVFWVFPRVEPNYNFTANATTNAITATGSAYPINKPLLLSGTTLPGGLSVGTTYYVTIGTPPVLAPSYYLSTSPEGSIVDITSAGSGTLTVGDEANVTFQGNAFSPNIITGNFIGTMPSSGSSIDNTTELAVKDKFSSFRGVRFLGFRTTGTEINNETLFVAMTAVDQPALLPVLQLNVPNETATSTNIVQPNPTTTAGINGTPQATGTGQWTIRPTRTEVNVYFVAGSTPSRKGVNYTTSSTIPNPVSSDAIIQTGETGGGLANFVRFLENWENIPIKIAGGFIQNTKSRFATAPYTPSMVTSGVADTTTIFMNPLQTGKGNTSGAIFSGYNLQYMSRTVNRIPYYSAPIRLWGYDVGLLTQQPDRFAERFAVPIPGSNEFFREISGDDPWVEALLCALEPNDPTALTTAGTGAVNVGRAQREGTTPTNYVRRALRGTDRRPVCDTLTYGTATPTDTVPATLYE, translated from the coding sequence ATGTCTGATTCTAAGCAAAGCCGTAAAATTAATCGCTTTTTTGCCGAATTTATCGCCAAGTTAAGAAAATGGCTGAACAAAATCGGTAGTCCAATACGTATTAGCCGCCGTTTTGTCAGGCAATTGCTCGGTGCAACAAAGGGGCAGAGAAAGGGGGGCGCGGCTGGGTTTGTATTGCCAACCGTGACTTTGGTGACCTTGGTGGTTACCTTGTTGGTTGTAACCACTGTGTCAAGATCTTCTGAACGGGCGCAAACTGCATCTAACGCTAGGACAGAACAAGTGTTTCGGAGTGCAGCTACTCCTATAGTAGATCGCGCTAGGGCAAAAATTGACGCTCTCTTAAATGATGGTAAACTTCCACGTACTACACCACCTGAACTAACTTTAGACAGTGTAATCACAAGCGACAGTGGCAAATATACTTTGCCTGATGAAACTCGCTTACAGCTAGTCTATAACTTTAGAGCCCCTACTGCTGCAACTCCAAAGATTAATTATACTGATCCTCAAATCGAAAATAAAGAATACGTCTCTACAGCATGGAAGTTCCCAATTGATACTGATAACAATGGGAAATTTGATTCTTTTGGTTTATACAGTATTCTCTTTCGCGCTCGTCCTCCATCTATTACAGATCGCCCTGTAGTACCGATCGAGTCAAGAGCTTTGCCGATGGACGAAACGACACTCACTGGAGCTTGTGTTGCAACTGGGGGTGTCACCAACATTGCTGGGGATGGTGGCTGGACAACCTCTAGTGATAACAAACTCCGTAAATCGTTCTTTGTTTATGCCGTTACGGTTCCCATTAAAGATGTAGAAAGTTTTCCAGCTGGAGCCCTTGCTGCCAACTATGAAGTATATAAAGGCTTAAATGCCATTAGTGCTGTTGAACTTCAACAAGATCGCGCCCGATCGCCTCAAAATAATAACGCGGTCTTCTTTGAAGGAGATACGGAACTTGTTAACATTGCCACTTTCCGTTTAAACGGAAGAATGTATAGTGCTGGCAACCTCATGGTTGGTGCAGCGCAAAACAACCCCATTACTCTTTTCCAAGTTAGCAGTTCGGGCGGTTCACTTGCTAATTCAGTCACTACTAATCCAAACCTATTTGGTTCTTGCTATTATGAGAAGAAGAATAGTGAAATTTTAGTGGCAGGCAATGTCGTAGAAGGTGACGCGGTTACCAGTAATCCTGCTGATTTGTCTAATGCTGCTTCGGGTAAGGTTAATGTGCATCTGTTCCGAGGATCTGGTGTTCCGCCAGTGGCAGTAGTAAATGGAAGTTCAGGTATCAAGGAACTTGATGAAACAAATCAAAGCGTTAATAGCTCGGTAACAGGCAATCTTAGCTCTGACTTAGCTCTTAATGACTTTGCTTACAACAACCGTATTGGCGCACTCGTCGATGCAGCGATCGCCCTGCGAGGTACTGCTACAGTTACTTTTCCCTTGCCTGCAAACTTTAGCTCTAGCAATATTGTTTATTCGGGCATTAAAGATCCTGCGTCGGTACAAGAAGATATTGTAAAGCGCATTCAAGATGAAGCCCTATCTTCTCAAACAGAGGTAAATGTAGCCCGACGGACTGCCTATGCGGCGTATTTTGGCGAACGCACTAGAAAAGTCTCTTTCCGTGAAGTTGCGTTTGGCGCTGTCGATACTTCTCTGCCTCCTACACTAACTCCCATCCCTAACGTAGACGCAACTATACCACCAGAGTTAGCGCCACCGATTAAATGGATGCTACCGATTTATGCTAACTCCGCCTTTGGTAAAGCTGATACTGCTTTCAACCTGTCAACGGGGAATGGCTTTGACGGTAAGGGAGCAATTTTAGATAGCACTAATGGTTTCACTTTATTAACTACAGGAAACAGGCTGAGACTTGCCGCAATTGATCCAGAGGAGGTGGTAACAACGAATGAGAGAATGTTGGGTGATCGTATTCTGGTAGGTAATGGCTTCCCTGCCAAATGGCTCAAGAAGAATGGCATTACTAATGCCCTTGAGTTTGTCACTGACAAAGAACCTAATTCGATTACGACCAATGCATCTATATTTTGGAATGCTTCCACTGACCTCTCTGAAGCTACAGCTAGCTCTGTAGAGCGCTATCGCAATACTCGTGCGATCCCTCTAAGTAACCTTGGGGTATCGGATCGTGGGGGCTTCTGGGAAATCTCGGCGGCTCTCGATCCTTCGGTTACAGATCCCGCCAACCTTTCTAGTGCTAAATCTCCTGAGTCTTCACCCCGTACAGGTGGATTGCGAGTAGTTACAAACGCAGGTATTTACAGCAGTCTTCCTAAAGACACTTTTTTAAGCAGATTCCGCACAGGTTTTGCTGATGATCGCAGTAGCAACTCAATCTCAACCCTTAATATTGACGAGTCCAGTGTTCCTCTCTGGAATGGTCAACCAATTGACAACCCCATTACTGCTATTGACGAGCGTAAGTTTGCTCAACTCAAATGCGATCTTTCCCTAGATGCCACAAACCCTAATAAATGCGTAGATGACGGCAGAAATTATGTGGTTTGGCCAGATTCGATGCCAATGACTAGTAATGTCCGATGGCTAGATGTTACAACAACACCATCAAGAGGGATTGCAGGTTACTATACACCGATTACTGGCGGCGATGGATGGAGTACAACCACCGAGAATCGCAAAGGCGATCTGCAAATGAGAGCTACAGCCGTCTATCATTACAAATATGATGCTTTCAATGCGATCGGTGATGCGAACAATTACCAAGCTCCTATTGCCTGTGTTAGCAGCTACTTCGATCCATCTACTCCCCTGACCGCAAGAAATGGTCAAGTTCCATCCAGCACGACAACAGTAGTTGATGCTCCTTGGAACTTCAATGCTCAAGGTCGCTCAAACAATGGACTTGTATATAGCGTTGGCAAAACTTCAGCTTCGCTCGATGTCATCTTTAGTGGTATTTCCTACGACACCGCAAGCGGCATGTTTTACGATAGTAGCTTGCCAGGAAATGATCCTGTAAATGGAATCTTTAAATTCAAGGATGCTGCTAGAGAACCTGCCAACAATATAAGCAATCCCTATTCAGAAAGACTAGCCTATCAAGCTAACTTGATCTTCCCCAACGGGCGTTTTGTGAATGAGCCATTACGTGAAGTTCTGAAAAAAATTATTGTTGACAAAGGGGTTGCTACAGCGAGCGCAGCAGGCTTGACCTTACCTCAACAATCCACTTTGGATTCTAATCTTTGTGCATTACAAATCCTTGACAGGTCTATTTTTCTAGCTAATTCAAGCTCCACTACAGCAACCATTACTCCTCCTATAATTTCTGGGAATACTGCTGTAACCAATGTACAACTCCCTCACGGCACTTTCCGTGAAAGCGCTTTCCTTGATGGTAGAGAAGTTAAGTCTCTTAACCGCAATGAGTCTTTGACGGAAGCCGCTAGAGGAAATCGACCTCGTTCTAATACGGTTGCTGATAATGGCTTAGCGATCGCTACTCCAAATCGTTCTGACATCTATGACCTTGAAATTGAGCAACGTCAGCCCCTCGAAATTCGAGCAACTGACATTGACATGGATCGGCTTAGAGGTTCACAAATCTCAGGTGGTAATAACTCAGGTGTTGCCACAGACTACTTGCTCCCTTACAGTGGCATCGTCTATGCATCTCGTGAAGATGCCCTCGAAGACCTTAGCTATTATGATGTTAATGGCGCAGGCAATCCAATTGTTACATCCCTAGAAAAGCGTAAAAACCTTAGCTCTACTGACTTCCTCCTCGATCCCACTCGCAAGCCCAGCAGCATCCGCTTAATCAATGGTTATCGTCTCTGGCGCAGCACCCTCAATACTGCCAATCTTGTTAATGTCGATGGGACAGGAGCAACGGGACTAGTTTCTAGTGCGACTTATACCAGTTTCCCTTGGACAGAACCAACTAAGGGTGAAAAAGGCTTAACCCTTGTATCCAATCTACCTGTATACATTAAGGCTCAGAGAGATCCTGTTAATCCTACTGATACGAATTTAATACCTAGCTTTAATAGACATACACGCGAAGAGTTTACCCAAAAGCTCAATGAGACTTTGTCTAATCCCCCTACAGCACCAGAGTTAGCAGCAGTTTGGAATAACTTCTATCAACGACATGCAGACAATGGAGCATTAGATAAGCTTGACCCTAACTTTGCCTGTCGTCCTTCCTCTAACACAAACTGTACACTTGGTGACGAATGGCGACCTGCCACAGTTTTAGCGGATGCAGTGACAGTTCTCTCTGCTAACTATCGCGATGGCTATCGTACTGATGGAGACTATGATCTTCGTAATAATGCCTACACTTCCACTAGTATTAATTGGCAGTCGCAGCTTAATCCCAATGGCGAAAAAGTTAAGGATAGTAGTTATGTGATCGACTTGCGTCGTAATGGGTTCTTTAATAACAGCTTTGCTACCAGTAGTCCTTGGATTAAGCGCGTTAACTCGGACAACATTGTTCTCACGAATGATCAGACACTATGGATGGGTGATGTAGATCTTACAAATCCACAGAATGGTAATCTTGCTAGCTACAACGCTAATGGTGTAACACCTATTCAGCGTCGGATTAACCATAGAGAATATGGTATGGAGATGTGTCGCAAGATTCCATCTAGTGAATGTACTTTCTCTGATTGGGTGAAGGATGGTTCAGGTACAACGGCTCTGCCAGACTATAATGCAGTTACAGGTGCAATCACTACTCCTGTAACTGCACCACGATATATCGCGGATAGTGATAACCGCTATGCGCGTCGGGTGTCATTCCTAAGGTTTGATGACCTTTATAAAGATGGAAATGAACAATTAATATTTGCTGGTAGTTGCACTTCTAGTCCCTTTATCGTTTGGCCAATGCCTATTGGGGTGGTTAATGGATCCAATGCCACGACTGGTTATACTTATCCGCAAGTAATGGGTGACCTACCCACTCCCTTCCAAACCACTAGCAACCATAGCTATGGAACTGTGCCTTGTCCTGAAACTGGGATGTTGGTTGACCTGTCAGGTAACGTTGACCAGCCTGAAGGACGCAGACGCGATCAAAATAGTCTTGGTTCATTAGAAACTCAAATAGGATCAACCACCGCCTTGCCTGCTGTTGTTTGGGGAACTGGAAACGATAATGGTGTAGCTGGAAACAACGGTAGTGTAACTAATAGCAATGATAATACCAGTGGCGTTGCCTATCCTAATGGTGGTAGTAATCGGAGTACTAATAACGCTGTATACCGCCGCTTTAACTACAATGTCAGCCTCTCAAACCGTGGTCTGTTAGGTACATCGCAAACTGTGCGTGTCAGGGTAACTGTATTTCCAAATAACGCAAATACTTATGCAGGTGAGGTAGGCTCGACTTTCCCATTATTAAGTGATGGTAACGCCAATACAAAAACTGACTATCTAAACGGTTTTTACAATGCTGGTTCTAATCCCCTGATCATGCGGAAATCGGATGGCTCTTCATATCCCACTGTGCCAGTAGGAGGAAAGCTATTGCGTTTGACAGGCACTAGTGTTAACAGTCCAGAAACCGTTGATGCAGAAAATGCTGAATGTACTGATACAACTGGCACTAATAAGCGTTTCTGTACTGTCATCTCATGGACTGGACCAACGAATACAGCTAACGATCCTGATACTAAGAATCTTGCAGTTTTAGTCGTGCGAGATAGTTCTGATGAAGGGACAGAAGAATTTGCAGTTAGGATCGATAACTTGAGAGCAAATCCGACCGTTCCTATCGGATACAATGCTGGTGCACCAGAGCAATCTAGAGGCCGAATTCAGCAATCTAACACGCCTAGCCCTTGTGGAGCCGCATCTACTAACTATTATCAAAATAATGATGATGCTCAGTTGAATCGTAATGCTTGCCCCACGCCAACTCCTACACCAACTCCTACACCAACTCCTACACCAACTCCTACACCAACTCCTACACCAACTCCTACACCAACTCCTACACCAACTCCTACACCCTCACCAACGCCTGGTGGTGTGGGCATAGTCAATCCACCCGTCTTTGCTAGTCTGCATAGATCATCAATTGGTATGTTGAAGTCTTCTATGGTGAAGTCTTCCATGCCGATGTCCATGATTATGCCGCCTGCTGCTGCTTATCCATTCCCCACTAACACTTCCAGTGTTAATTACAAACCATTCCGTCCATTTATTCCTCCCACAGATGTTGGTGCTGGAGGTCAAGAAGGAACGCGCTATGTATGGGGCAACGACATTAATGGTAATGGTGTTAAGGATGATCCAACTGAAAGAGATGATATCTTCCCAAATATTCCACCACGTCCAGGTCCTTCGGGAGAAATCCCAATGTTGCCAGGTAACCTCGCTTACCCGATTGACAACACCAACAATCAACACATGACTAGATCGTTACCAGGAACCGCAGATAAAGCCCTATGGTTTAGATCTGCTGGGAATCCAGGTAACTATCCTGGAGAAGGCGACAACATCCAATACAGCAATGGTACTAACCTATTCCTCAACAACCTCAGTTTCCCCCAAATTGGTGGTGGTGCTGGTAGCTTAAGACCTAACTTAAATAGCACAGGCTCGTTGGTGTTACCCAATACTGCTTGTATTAATCTAACCAATGGGTTTGTGGACGAGCGCTGTGAATTAGGTAGCTACACCTTTGACAGCAATACGATTACTCCTCCTACAGGAACTACCCTACTCAATCTCAATCTCCCCTACAATCCTCACTTCCCTACAGACAACACTGGGGCTGCAAATACTACTAGCTCTACTCAGCCTGCAACTAGCTTTGTGGTTTGTGGTGGCAATGGCAATACACGCAGATATCAAGCGATCGAGCGTTCTAATGTAGGTCGATCTGATATCACTAGTGGTAGTTGCTCTCAGGCTGTCAATAGTGCTGGCGAAGCGATTAGAAACTTCATGGGTAATACGACGACCCTATCAGGTTCTCTCCCAAATCTGAATGGTGGTGCAGGTTTACGTAGCGCAAGGCTTGACCCTGCGAATACTGGCGTTTCCCCAGATAAGTTTGTCGGATTAATTCCCAATGATGATGCCAATAGTCTTGGCGTGCTAAGTGCACCCGTTGCTCTACAAAAAGAGATTAATAAAGGCACGATTAGATTTGAGGTTAACGGTGCGACAGATTTCTTCAAGGCGCTTGTTAGCACTACAGGAGCGACTTTTGCCAATGGTCAGCCTGTCACCCTATACACCGATAGCAATGAGGTCAAACTGCCATCATTCATTAAGGCTTTTACCTCTGCTAGCGCAACTACAGACTTGATTACGGTTACCGATAACCCATTCACGGCTGGTAATGCAGTTGTCTTCTCAGGAGCGGGAACCCCACCTGCACCTCTAACGACGGGAACTACTTACTTTGTTCGTGAGATATCTGGTAATAGTTTCAAGCTGGCTTCAACTGTAAATGGTGCGGCAATCGACCTTACTAGTACTGGTAGTGGCGCTCTGACCTTGACTTCGCAGCTACAAACGGGAGTTACCTATTACGTCCGTGAGGCTCTAGCGGTTAATGGAGCCACTGGTACACAGGACTTTAAACTTGCCACTTCCCCAACAGCCACGGCAGCGATCGATATCGATCCAGCGAATATCGGCTTTCCAACTACTGCTGGGGTGAATGGACATCTTAGATTTGGACTAAATCTGGGACTAAGAGCAGTTAATACCTATGCCGACAACCGCGTACAGGTCTACAACCTAAGCAATATAGGTACACTCCTAGGTGATACTCGGACTTTGTCTGGCACGATAACACTCAGAGCTAACTGCACAACTACAGATCCAGTGACTGGGGTTGCTAGCCCTAGCACCTGTTCATCGACCAGTAATCGAGTTGGACCTAGCCCTGTGTTTATCCTGAGAGGTGATGCCAACGAGAACTATGTATTTAATAGTTTGCAAGTCAGACTAGATGGAGTCGATCCTAATAATGTTTTCTGGGTATTCCCTCGCGTTGAACCTAACTACAACTTTACGGCTAATGCTACAACGAATGCAATTACCGCCACAGGCAGTGCTTATCCCATTAACAAACCTCTTTTATTGTCAGGAACTACACTACCAGGCGGCTTATCGGTAGGAACCACTTATTATGTGACAATAGGCACCCCTCCAGTCCTTGCTCCTTCATATTATCTATCGACTTCTCCAGAAGGCTCTATAGTTGATATTACTTCTGCTGGTAGTGGTACTCTCACTGTCGGCGATGAAGCAAATGTGACTTTCCAAGGTAATGCGTTCAGCCCCAATATTATTACGGGTAACTTCATTGGCACAATGCCAAGCAGTGGATCGAGTATTGATAACACAACTGAGCTTGCAGTCAAAGATAAGTTCTCCTCCTTTAGGGGCGTGAGATTCCTTGGATTCCGTACTACTGGTACGGAGATTAATAATGAAACGCTGTTTGTAGCGATGACTGCCGTTGATCAACCTGCGCTTTTGCCTGTGTTGCAACTGAATGTTCCGAATGAGACAGCAACTTCGACTAATATCGTTCAGCCTAACCCAACCACAACTGCTGGTATTAATGGCACACCACAGGCTACTGGCACTGGACAATGGACAATTCGACCTACCCGAACAGAGGTCAATGTATACTTTGTGGCTGGAAGCACTCCATCGAGAAAAGGTGTAAACTATACTACTTCTAGTACAATCCCTAATCCTGTGTCATCTGATGCGATCATACAGACTGGTGAAACAGGTGGTGGTTTAGCTAACTTTGTACGCTTCCTTGAAAATTGGGAAAACATTCCAATCAAGATTGCAGGTGGCTTCATCCAAAATACCAAGAGTCGCTTCGCTACTGCACCATACACACCAAGTATGGTTACATCTGGGGTAGCAGATACCACGACCATATTTATGAATCCATTGCAAACAGGTAAGGGTAATACGAGTGGTGCGATTTTTAGCGGGTATAATCTGCAATATATGTCTAGAACTGTTAATCGCATTCCCTATTATTCTGCACCGATTCGCCTCTGGGGCTATGATGTGGGTCTGTTGACGCAGCAACCCGATCGCTTTGCTGAACGCTTTGCTGTACCAATTCCTGGTTCTAATGAGTTCTTTAGAGAGATCAGTGGTGATGATCCTTGGGTTGAGGCTCTGCTCTGTGCCCTGGAGCCAAATGATCCAACTGCACTTACTACTGCTGGTACTGGCGCTGTTAATGTGGGTAGGGCGCAAAGAGAAGGTACTACACCGACCAATTATGTCAGACGCGCCTTGCGTGGTACTGATCGCCGTCCTGTCTGTGACACTTTAACTTACGGTACAGCTACTCCGACTGACACAGTTCCAGCCACTCTGTACGAGTAA